The proteins below are encoded in one region of Sander lucioperca isolate FBNREF2018 chromosome 11, SLUC_FBN_1.2, whole genome shotgun sequence:
- the nhsa gene encoding Nance-Horan syndrome protein isoform X3, which yields MPFAKRVVEPQLLCRHQIPNEDALLFEDLVSISNVALSRTLRQLSDLAKHACSIFQELENDLSSTNLRVRGLQSKINKLQQTCSELDPKQEAVPVSNLDVESKLTAHYQAPWHQQRNIFHPSTRPACVVDLHRQANISLWALDRDQQRRRSGSRERRVTISMPVYPSPHIAQRQEHRGTNVTTPEKLVRDAATQLAQTQAAPFDPDTDGVALGHRPKFPIPNTPSTLDKQTNWSKALPLPTPEERMKNNSQVITSFVIPINVTGVGFDRDASVRCSLVHSQSVLQRRRKLRRRRTVAGVPRQVQQDLDSDDSPGSRERTVIVHASPNITPSNEELASHHSTRDSGCQTEDYLISGAPSRRRIRAQRGQGVSLSHSAGNILSLSDSADAMFSATVGARLRSRSLPRDASRLIDSGHNDSDDEEDLSPFDTEDFLPGPGELILKDEEESMDEQAMSERQLGLKYKQLSERPERSWMERTRSQLPRKADMGSCEISSSSDTFSSPVHSVSAAGVLGGQMDHKDDHQSSSGNWSGSSSTCPSQTSETILPAASPPLTGSSHCDSELSLNAATHGNEDHTSFMLDHYQGLRTQRAGSFSSTAMDILEEAGSSTPIEGEWSYPHTEPPRSQDFSPEPSREAESSLGCPSFTSMATCESSFSDKPLSEKADTVSHYSVDTEGYYTSMHFDCGIKGSQSFTYNYAAPGSDCGLSDFSGHMTLGRRCLSLRKPKAKPCPPKRSSSLRKICSEGHIPDDKEPKITCGQQLPLSSKERKLQLALSGSAGRIDNSSLVREPLGIWGVEGSADLPDLGVFSSTDAHSFKDEGVVQSDYADLWLLNDLKSSDPYRSLSNSSTATGTTVIECIKSQESSESQTSQSGSRATTPSLPSVEGDFKLTSPEKLAGLASPSSGYSSQSETPTSSFPSAFFPGPLSPSSGKRKPKVPERKSSLSSLSLQSLSCRDGATSKRDLELPIIPPSHLDLSALHSVANKAPAYRTQIQKAPVSAKPVAPPNAHPMSITPTVLHSVQLRSISKEHEGSHEDKTTSRLKCPTVNLTGTLSCSKSVELKSPLLYNPHQHHPPSKGSCESVFTSNEELADGEAACQSEARIKQDREAPLESRTAFRLQAESSLDVPERTTSHEGETCGESVETPVCSGDSSSRSELLHQQRAEPSEEEEPCQIKPGPPLPVQPSSPERSNLLSNGPDKVPATDGQSRTLQGGSNSDEGSKEVENELSGASAENGSQDNRQESTAENNDCFSKDSTPSDNPVSPLSDESRPEDDSVFLSPTKARTTEDLFAMIHRSKRKVLGRKDSAELNVRNRLGAALGSTPTSSTVSSPVPLVSPSPAVTPPGLHRVSGPIYRNAKRSSTSNEEFKLLLLKKGSRSESSYRMSAAEILKSPVTPKSPGDFLMESPRQPEEPASPLQQQQQHQSGPDQPSSPYPKANAEGFSPKSFPTSAASRQSRSRIPPPANSSRYSMRSRLYPVPMQAISEGETENSDGSPHDDRSSQGST from the exons CGGTGTCTAACCTGGATGTGGAGAGTAAGCTGACAGCACATTACCAAGCTCCCTGGCACCAGCAGAGGAACATTTTCCACCCCTCCACACGGCCAGCATGTGTTGTAGACCTCCACAGGCAAGCCAACATCAGCCTGTGGGCCCTCGACCGAG ATCAGCAGAGGAGACGATCAGGCAGCAGGGAGCGGAGAGTAACCATCTCGATGCCCGTGTACCCCTCCCCACACATCGCCCAGAGGCAAGAACACAGGGGCACAAATGTGACGACG CCAGAAAAGCTTGTTAGAGATGCTGCAACACAGTTAGCACAAACACAG GCTGCGCCCTTTGACCCCGACACTGACGGGGTGGCTCTAGGTCACCGGCCCAAGTTTCCCATCCCTAACACCCCCTCCACCCTGGACAAGCAGACTAACTGGTCTAAAGCCCTGCCGCTGCCCACCCCAGAGGAAAGAATGAAAAACAATTCCCAAGTCATCACCTCATTTGTCATCCCCATTAATGTGACTG GCGTTGGCTTTGACAGAGATGCTAGTGTGCGCTGCTCGCTCGTTCACTCGCAGTCTGTGcttcagaggaggaggaagctgAGGAGACGGAGGACTGTCGCCGGCGTTCCCCGACAGGTGCAGCAAGATTTAG ACTCTGATGACTCTCCTGGTTCCAGAGAGCGGACAGTGATAGTTCATGCCAGTCCCAATATCACTCCCTCCAACGAGGAGCTGGCCAGCCATCACAGCACCAGGGACTCCGGTTGCCAGACAGAAGACTATTTGATCTCAGGAGCGCCGTCTCGGCGGAGGATCAGGGCCCAGAGAGGCCAGGGAGTCTCCCTCTCCCACTCAGCAGGCAACATCTTGTCCCTGTCGGACAGCGCTGACGCCATGTTCTCCGCCACCGTGGGCGCGCGCCTGCGCTCCCGGAGTCTGCCCAGAGACGCGAGCCGGCTGATAGACAGTGGGCACAATGACAGCGATGATGAGGAGGACCTTTCCCCCTTCGACACCGAGGACTTCCTGCCTGGACCGGGGGAGTTGATTCTGAAGGATGAAGAAGAGAGCATGGATGAGCAGGCCATGTCTGAACGCCAGCTGGGCCTGAAGTACAAGCAGCTCTCCGAGAGGCCGGAGCGCAGCTGGATGGAGAGGACCAGATCCCAACTGCCCAGGAAGGCCGACATGGGCAGCTGTGAGATCTCATCCAGTTCAGACACCTTCAGCAGCCCGGTGCATTCTGTCTCCGCTGCAGGGGTGCTGGGAGGCCAGATGGACCATAAGGACGACCACCAGTCCTCAAGTGGTAACTGGAGCGGGAGCAGCTCCACCTGCCCCTCACAGACCTCCGAAACCATCCTCCCAGCAGCCTCTCCGCCGCTGACGGGCTCCTCGCACTGTGACTCCGAGCTCTCCCTAAACGCCGCCACTCACGGAAACGAAGACCACACCAGCTTCATGCTGGACCACTACCAGGGTCTCAGGACCCAGCGGGCCGGCTCCTTCTCCTCCACAGCTATGGACATATTAGAGGAAGCAGGGTCCAGCACTCCCATTGAGGGGGAGTGGAGTTACCCCCACACGGAGCCTCCGCGCTCGCAGGACTTCAGCCCCGAGCCCAGCAGAGAGGCTGAGAGCAGCCTGGGCTGCCCCAGCTTCACCAGCATGGCCACCTGCGAGAGCAGCTTCTCTGACAAACCGCTGTCGGAGAAAGCAGACACCGTGTCCCACTATTCCGTAGACACTGAAGGCTACTACACCTCAATGCACTTTGACTGCGGTATAAAAGGTAGCCAAAGCTTCACTTATAACTATGCAGCCCCCGGCTCTGATTGCGGCCTGTCTGACTTCAGTGGTCACATGACTCTGGGGAGGCGCTGCCTCTCTTTAAGAAAACCAAAGGCGAAGCCATGTCCGCCTAAGAGGAGTTCATCCTTAAGAAAAATATGCAGTGAGGGACACATCCCTGACGATAAAGAACCAAAGATTACTTGCGGGCAGCAGCTTCCGCTGTCCTCCAAGGAGAGGAAGCTGCAGCTGGCTTTGTCTGGCTCTGCTGGTCGTATAGACAACTCTTCACTTGTCAGAGAGCCCCTTGGGATCTGGGGGGTTGAGGGCTCAGCTGATCTACCTGACTTAGGCGTGTTTAGCTCCACAGATGCACATTCATTTAAGGACGAGGGGGTTGTACAGTCCGACTATGCAGATCTATGGCTCCTGAACGATTTAAAATCCAGCGATCCTTACCGGTCTTTGTCAAACTCTAGCACAGCGACGGGTACAACTGTTATCGAATGCATCAAGTCACAGGAAAGCTCTGAGTCTCAGACATCCCAGTCTGGCTCCAGAGCCACCACCCCCTCACTTCCATCAGTGGAGGGAGACTTCAAGCTAACGTCTCCAGAGAAGCTGGCAGGCCTGGCCAGCCCATCCAGCGGTTACTCCAGTCAGTCAGAAACCCCCACCTCCTCTTTCCCCTCCGCCTTCTTTCCCGGACCGCTGTCACCATCCAGCGGCAAGAGGAAGCCCAAAGTCCCGGAGAGGAAGTCGTCTCTTTCGTCGCTGTCACTGCAGTCGCTCTCCTGCAGGGATGGAGCCACCTCGAAGAGAGACCTGGAGCTGCCAATAATCCCTCCATCCCACCTCGACTTAAGTGCCCTTCATAGTGTCGCCAACAAGGCTCCAGCTTACAGGACCCAGATTCAAAAAGCTCCAGTGTCAGCCAAACCTGTAGCGCCACCTAACGCCCATCCCATGTCCATAACACCCACAGTGCTGCACTCAGTACAGCTCCGGTCCATCAGTAAGGAACATGAAGGAAGCCATGAGGACAAAACGACTTCCAGACTCAAATGTCCCACTGTGAACTTAACTGGCACACTTTCCTGTAGCAAATCTGTGGAGCTCAAGAGTCCCCTGTTATATAACCCACATCAACATCACCCACCCTCGAAGGGCTCATGTGAATCCGTGTTTACCTCAAACGAAGAGCTTGCCGATGGAGAGGCAGCATGTCAGAGTGAGGCGAGGATCAAGCAGGACAGAGAGGCTCCATTAGAGAGTAGGACAGCATTCAGACTGCAGGCCGAGTCATCATTAGACGTCCCCGAGAGGACCACTAGTCATGAAGGAGAGACGTGCGGAGAGTCGGTAGAAACACCTGTCTGCTCTGGAGACAGCAGCTCGCGGTCCGAGCTTTTACACCAGCAAAGAGCTGAGCCATCTGAGGAAGAAGAACCGTGTCAGATTAAACCAGGTCCTCCTCTCCCTGTTCAGCCCAGTTCACCCGAGAGATCCAACCTTTTATCAAACGGCCCTGATAAAGTGCCCGCTACTGACGGCCAATCAAGGACGTTGCAGGGGGGTTCAAACAGCGATGAAGGTAGCAAAGAAGTGGAAAATGAGTTATCAGGTGCTTCAGCGGAAAATGGCTCCCAGGACAACAGGCAGGAGTCCACAGCAGAGAACAACGATTGCTTCAGTAAAG ACTCTACACCCAGTGATAACCCAGTGTCCCCTCTGAGCGATGAGTCAAGGCCAGAGGACGACAGTGTGTTTCTGTCACCCACCAAGGCTCGGACCACTGAGGATCTGTTTGCTATGATACACAG gtcCAAAAGGAAAGTGTTGGGCAGGAAGGATTCCGCTGAGTTGAATGTGAGGAACCGCCTCGGTGCTGCATTGGGGAGCACCCCAACCAGCAGCACTGTGAGCTCCCCAGTCCCGCTGGTGTCACCCTCCCCCGCTGTGACGCCACCGGGCCTGCACAGAGTCTCTGGGCCCATCTATAGGAACGCAAAGAGGTCCAGCACCTCCAACGAGGAGTTCAAACTACTGCTGCTCAAAAAGGGCAGTCGCTCAGAATCCAGTTACCGCATGTCAGCGGCGGAGATCCTCAAGAGCCCCGTCACTCCTAAATCTCCCGGAGATTTCCTGATGGAGTCCCCCAGACAGCCCGAAGAGCCCGCCTCTCCcctgcagcaacaacagcaacatcagtcaggaccagATCAGCCCTCCAGCCCTTACCCCAAAGCCAACGCAGAGGGCTTCTCCCCGAAATCCTTCCCCACATCTGCTGCTTCCAGGCAGAGCCGCTCCAGAATCCCCCCGCCTGCCAACAGCAGCCGCTACAGCATGCGCAGCAGACTGTACCCCGTGCCCATGCAGGCCATCTCTGAGGGCGAGACGGAGAACTCAGACGGAAGTCCTCATGACGACCGCTCATCACAGGGCTCCACGTAG